A genomic window from Halorubrum trapanicum includes:
- a CDS encoding ABC transporter ATP-binding protein — protein sequence MTEVGPPESDPEALLQVRDLCKYFDNESGLLAGVQLDDEFPYVSRSTSDVRAVDGVSFDIKEGETLGLVGESGCGKSTLARTVLRLLEPTSGSVYFQGEDLAELSGEPLRRMRKDMQMIFQDPQSSLDPRMKVGPIVEEPMKAHGMLDEEGREARAKELLEKVGLDPQHYNRYPHAFSGGQRQRVNLARALSVNPDFIVCDEPVSALDVSIQAQVLNTMEELQAEFDLTYLFIAHDLSVIRHISDRVAVMYLGNIVELADKEELFENPKHPYTRALLDAIPVPDPRSGGRTALLSGDVPSPIDPPSGCRFRTRCPEVIQPDEYEMTEDAWRNVVEFQRAVERRAFDETDPDVLRSRYFDDAVPSGEAGTLLDEALGHIERDEFEDAERILSERFADESVCATTTPAYEVPSDLTDGRHYAACHLRRDEALASAVDEPAVEGAARPGAEAPEADD from the coding sequence ATGACCGAGGTCGGCCCGCCGGAGTCGGACCCCGAGGCGCTGTTACAGGTCCGCGACCTCTGCAAGTACTTCGACAACGAGAGCGGGCTGCTGGCCGGCGTCCAGCTCGACGACGAGTTCCCGTACGTCTCCCGGTCGACCTCCGACGTCCGCGCCGTCGACGGCGTGAGCTTCGACATCAAGGAGGGCGAGACGCTCGGGCTCGTCGGCGAGTCCGGCTGCGGGAAGTCGACGCTCGCGCGCACCGTCCTCCGGCTGCTCGAACCGACCAGCGGGAGCGTCTACTTCCAGGGCGAGGACCTCGCGGAGCTCTCCGGCGAGCCGCTGCGGCGGATGCGGAAGGACATGCAGATGATCTTCCAAGACCCGCAGTCGTCGCTCGACCCCCGGATGAAGGTCGGCCCCATCGTCGAGGAGCCGATGAAGGCCCACGGGATGCTCGACGAGGAGGGCCGGGAGGCGCGCGCCAAGGAGCTGTTAGAGAAGGTCGGGCTCGACCCGCAACACTACAACCGGTACCCGCACGCGTTCTCCGGCGGGCAGCGCCAGCGCGTGAACCTCGCGCGGGCGCTGTCGGTGAACCCCGACTTCATCGTCTGCGACGAGCCCGTGTCGGCGCTCGACGTGTCGATCCAGGCGCAGGTGCTTAACACGATGGAGGAGCTACAAGCGGAGTTCGACCTCACGTACCTGTTCATCGCGCACGACCTGAGCGTCATCCGCCACATCTCCGACCGCGTGGCGGTGATGTACCTCGGGAACATCGTCGAGCTGGCCGACAAAGAGGAGCTGTTCGAGAATCCGAAACACCCGTACACCCGGGCGCTGCTCGACGCGATTCCGGTCCCGGACCCGCGGAGCGGCGGGCGGACGGCGCTTCTGTCCGGCGACGTGCCCTCGCCGATCGATCCGCCCTCCGGCTGTCGGTTCCGGACGCGGTGCCCGGAGGTGATCCAGCCGGACGAGTACGAGATGACGGAGGACGCCTGGCGGAACGTCGTGGAGTTCCAGCGGGCGGTCGAGCGTCGGGCGTTCGATGAGACCGACCCCGACGTCCTCCGGTCGCGGTACTTCGACGACGCGGTGCCGAGCGGCGAGGCCGGCACCCTGCTCGACGAGGCGCTCGGGCACATCGAGCGCGACGAGTTCGAGGACGCGGAGCGGATCCTCAGCGAGCGGTTCGCAGACGAAAGCGTCTGCGCGACGACGACGCCCGCCTACGAGGTGCCGTCCGACCTCACTGATGGTCGTCACTACGCGGCGTGTCACCTGCGTCGCGACGAGGCGCTCGCGAGCGCCGTCGACGAGCCCGCGGTCGAGGGCGCGGCCCGTCCCGGCGCGGAAGCGCCCGAAGCGGACGACTGA
- a CDS encoding dihydroneopterin aldolase family protein, translating to MATDAQQACFEAGIKFGSLYHQFAGTPVSPSSARSLEAAMAEAIENQPHCEAVAVTIHDDRVADAIDHENGYTELTGSLMDVRMRIAYEGVTVRTRMGMEDGYPLMKLVEVVDGGQSGSDDADSSPGADPNA from the coding sequence ATGGCAACCGACGCCCAGCAGGCGTGTTTCGAGGCGGGGATCAAGTTCGGCTCGCTGTACCACCAGTTCGCCGGCACGCCCGTCAGCCCGTCGAGCGCGCGGAGCCTGGAGGCCGCGATGGCGGAGGCGATCGAGAACCAGCCGCACTGCGAGGCGGTCGCGGTGACGATCCACGACGACCGCGTCGCGGACGCCATCGACCACGAGAACGGCTACACCGAGCTCACCGGCTCGTTGATGGACGTCCGGATGCGGATCGCCTACGAGGGCGTCACGGTCCGCACGCGGATGGGGATGGAGGACGGCTACCCCCTGATGAAGCTCGTCGAAGTGGTCGACGGCGGCCAGTCGGGCTCCGACGACGCCGACTCGTCGCCCGGTGCCGACCCGAACGCTTAG
- a CDS encoding LEA type 2 family protein has translation MALDRIVSALTAGKLRIALVGLAVVAAAVGGAFALGVFGVPSVAAVNNSFGDVTNETTVVETDLVVSNPNPIGIGLDGVSINYTVSMNDVEMAAGGREGVSVASGNSSIAFETDLDNDAIPPWWTSHVENDERTTVTIDARVTSEFLGRGANLTRTREIETDLIGAFTSDETRPVNADAPLVDDPVLYVNETRGRWGTVSEAETPIEMEFDVYNPNLEPYVVSEIGYDVTMNGVEMGSGSTDSEYVIPSYGSETVELSAALRNERLDEWWVTHLNESVNGHQVSDLRIEFYAVVELPSGQELTVPLDALTYEETIETDIFDEGLHQENGTSGGDSTDSDGGDNTSDGENTTDDGGNTSDGDNTSDDGSGDDTVDGDSGDDNTTDGGSGDDDGGLLPLVADR, from the coding sequence ATGGCTCTGGACCGCATCGTTTCGGCGCTCACCGCGGGGAAGCTCCGGATCGCGCTCGTCGGGCTGGCGGTCGTCGCCGCCGCGGTCGGCGGGGCGTTCGCGCTCGGCGTGTTCGGCGTCCCGAGCGTCGCCGCCGTGAACAACTCCTTCGGCGACGTGACGAACGAGACGACGGTCGTCGAGACCGACCTGGTCGTCTCGAACCCGAACCCGATCGGGATCGGCCTCGACGGCGTCTCGATCAACTACACCGTCTCGATGAACGACGTCGAGATGGCGGCTGGCGGTCGCGAGGGCGTCAGCGTCGCCTCCGGGAACTCCTCGATCGCGTTCGAGACGGACCTGGACAACGACGCGATCCCGCCGTGGTGGACCAGCCACGTCGAGAACGACGAGCGGACGACGGTCACGATCGACGCGCGGGTCACCTCCGAGTTCCTCGGCCGGGGCGCCAACCTCACCCGCACTCGCGAGATCGAGACGGACCTCATCGGCGCGTTCACCTCCGACGAGACCCGCCCGGTGAACGCCGACGCGCCGCTGGTCGACGATCCCGTGCTTTACGTCAACGAGACGCGCGGGCGCTGGGGGACCGTGAGCGAGGCGGAGACCCCGATCGAGATGGAGTTCGACGTGTACAACCCCAACCTCGAACCGTACGTGGTCTCGGAGATCGGCTACGACGTCACGATGAACGGCGTCGAGATGGGGTCCGGATCGACCGACTCGGAGTACGTCATCCCCTCGTACGGCTCCGAGACGGTCGAACTGTCCGCCGCGCTCCGCAACGAGCGCCTCGACGAGTGGTGGGTCACCCACCTCAATGAGTCCGTCAACGGCCACCAGGTGAGCGATCTCCGGATCGAGTTCTACGCGGTGGTCGAGCTCCCCTCCGGCCAGGAGCTCACCGTCCCGCTGGACGCGCTGACCTACGAGGAGACGATCGAGACCGACATCTTCGACGAGGGGCTCCACCAGGAGAACGGCACGAGCGGCGGCGACTCGACCGACTCCGACGGCGGTGACAACACCAGCGACGGTGAAAACACGACCGACGACGGCGGAAACACCAGCGACGGCGACAACACGAGCGACGACGGCTCCGGAGACGACACGGTTGATGGCGACTCGGGAGACGACAACACGACCGACGGCGGCTCCGGTGACGACGACGGCGGGCTGCTCCCCCTCGTCGCCGACCGATAA
- a CDS encoding amidohydrolase, whose translation MNHLRVGGGRVLRPDGRVERADVAVDRDEGTIRAVGSPDEVDDAVDEAAAETLDASGSLVIPGLVNAHTHVAMTLLRGYADDKPLDPWLREDIWPAEAELTPDDVEAGAELGAVEMIRSGTTAFADMYFAMDRVADAVDRAGLRARLGHGVVTVGKDDADARADVEESLAVARELDGAADGRIRTAFMPHSLTTVGEEFLREGVTEAREAGIPIHLHANETTDEVDPIVDERGERPIAYADDLDALGPDDFFAHGVHLDGSEIDRLADAGTAVVHCPASNMKLASGMAPVQRLREAGVTVALGTDGAASNNDLDLFDEMRDAAMLGKLAADDASAVPAAAVVEMATQGGADALNLPGGRIEEGAAADLAVVDLDAPHLTPVHDPVSHLAYAARGSDVRHTVCDGEVLMRDREVLTLDAEAVQERAANAASDLVDRVGSA comes from the coding sequence ATGAACCACCTCCGCGTGGGCGGCGGACGAGTGCTCCGGCCCGACGGCCGGGTCGAGCGAGCGGACGTCGCGGTCGACCGCGACGAGGGGACGATTCGAGCCGTGGGGTCGCCGGACGAGGTCGACGACGCGGTCGACGAGGCGGCCGCCGAGACGCTCGACGCGTCGGGGTCGCTCGTGATCCCGGGGCTCGTCAACGCGCACACGCACGTGGCGATGACGCTGCTCCGCGGCTACGCCGACGACAAGCCGCTCGACCCGTGGCTCCGCGAGGACATCTGGCCGGCGGAGGCGGAGCTGACGCCCGACGACGTCGAGGCGGGCGCCGAGCTCGGCGCCGTGGAGATGATCCGCTCGGGGACGACCGCGTTCGCGGACATGTACTTCGCGATGGACCGGGTCGCCGACGCCGTCGACCGCGCGGGGCTGCGCGCGCGGCTCGGGCACGGCGTCGTCACAGTGGGGAAGGACGACGCGGACGCCCGCGCGGACGTCGAGGAGAGCCTCGCGGTCGCGCGCGAGCTCGACGGCGCCGCGGACGGCCGGATCCGCACCGCGTTCATGCCGCACTCGCTGACGACGGTCGGCGAGGAGTTCCTCCGGGAGGGCGTCACGGAGGCGCGCGAGGCCGGGATCCCGATCCACCTCCACGCGAACGAGACGACCGACGAAGTGGACCCCATCGTCGACGAGCGCGGCGAGCGACCGATCGCGTACGCGGACGACCTCGACGCGCTCGGTCCGGACGACTTCTTCGCGCACGGCGTCCACCTCGACGGCTCGGAGATCGACCGGCTCGCCGACGCCGGGACCGCGGTCGTCCACTGTCCGGCGTCGAACATGAAACTCGCCAGCGGGATGGCGCCCGTCCAACGCCTGCGCGAGGCGGGGGTGACCGTCGCGCTCGGCACCGACGGCGCGGCCTCGAACAACGATCTCGACCTCTTCGACGAGATGCGCGACGCCGCGATGCTCGGCAAGCTGGCCGCGGACGACGCGAGCGCGGTCCCCGCGGCGGCGGTCGTGGAGATGGCGACGCAGGGCGGCGCGGACGCCCTGAACCTCCCCGGCGGCCGGATCGAGGAGGGCGCGGCCGCCGACCTCGCCGTCGTCGACCTCGACGCCCCGCACCTGACGCCCGTCCACGACCCGGTCTCGCACCTCGCGTACGCGGCGCGCGGGAGCGACGTGCGCCACACCGTCTGCGACGGCGAGGTCCTGATGCGCGACCGCGAGGTGCTGACGCTCGACGCCGAGGCGGTCCAAGAGCGCGCCGCGAACGCCGCGAGCGACCTCGTCGACCGCGTCGGATCGGCGTAG
- a CDS encoding DNA primase: MSERTTAILLIAVVALGAMTGVAAADGHLGVGVEQDADGTATVTVTENDTAVENATVVVSVVDAENESYPGTGEYETDANGTVDLEAPEEDVTVEVTAAAGNDTAATTVDLEAPDGLELEVENTDGEPVVTVTDNDTAVENATVNVTVADPANESYAGAGEYETDANGTVELPAAEEDVTVDVTAEYENESVSETVDIEAPDGLELDVADTDGEPVVTVTDDDEAVENASVVVELADDAGENASYAGTGEYETDANGTVGLPAAEENVTVDVTATYENESVSTTADLTVGGEDDESEAGTPFGQLVQEFIESLENRDGGIGSAVSDFVTENNPGNAPDHAGGPGGPDEADDDDDAENETDAPGNAPDHAGPDGEEDGERGPPAHAGPGGDDADDDDADDEDADDDAEETETEADDADDDEAEEDDAEDDDDEDDDDDDGESGPPDHAGGPGGN, translated from the coding sequence ATGAGCGAACGCACGACAGCAATCCTACTGATCGCGGTCGTCGCGCTGGGCGCGATGACCGGCGTCGCGGCCGCCGACGGCCACCTCGGAGTGGGCGTCGAGCAGGACGCGGACGGGACAGCGACGGTCACGGTGACCGAGAACGACACCGCGGTCGAGAACGCCACGGTCGTCGTGAGCGTGGTCGACGCGGAGAACGAGTCGTACCCGGGCACGGGCGAGTACGAGACGGACGCCAACGGCACCGTCGACCTCGAAGCGCCCGAGGAGGACGTGACCGTCGAGGTCACGGCCGCCGCGGGTAACGACACCGCCGCGACGACGGTCGACCTCGAAGCCCCCGACGGGCTCGAACTCGAAGTCGAAAACACCGACGGCGAACCGGTCGTCACGGTCACTGACAACGACACCGCCGTCGAGAACGCGACGGTGAACGTCACGGTCGCCGACCCCGCGAACGAGTCGTACGCGGGCGCCGGCGAGTACGAGACCGACGCGAACGGGACGGTCGAGCTCCCGGCCGCCGAGGAGGACGTGACCGTCGACGTGACCGCCGAGTACGAGAACGAGAGCGTCTCCGAGACGGTCGACATCGAGGCGCCCGACGGCCTCGAACTCGACGTCGCCGACACCGACGGCGAGCCGGTCGTCACGGTGACGGACGACGACGAGGCGGTCGAGAACGCCTCCGTCGTCGTCGAACTCGCGGACGACGCTGGCGAGAACGCCTCGTACGCGGGCACGGGCGAGTACGAGACGGACGCCAACGGCACCGTCGGCCTGCCCGCCGCCGAGGAGAACGTCACGGTCGACGTGACCGCGACGTACGAGAACGAGAGCGTCTCGACGACCGCCGACCTCACCGTCGGCGGCGAGGACGACGAGTCCGAAGCGGGAACGCCGTTCGGCCAGCTCGTCCAGGAGTTCATCGAGAGCCTCGAGAACCGCGACGGCGGCATCGGCAGCGCGGTCTCCGACTTCGTGACGGAGAACAACCCCGGTAACGCCCCGGACCACGCGGGCGGCCCCGGCGGTCCCGACGAGGCCGACGATGACGACGACGCCGAAAACGAGACCGACGCGCCCGGCAACGCGCCCGACCACGCCGGTCCCGACGGCGAAGAGGACGGCGAACGCGGCCCGCCGGCCCACGCCGGTCCGGGCGGTGACGACGCGGACGACGACGACGCGGACGATGAGGACGCGGACGACGACGCGGAGGAGACCGAAACCGAGGCAGACGACGCGGACGATGACGAAGCTGAAGAGGACGACGCGGAAGACGACGATGACGAAGACGACGATGACGACGACGGCGAGAGCGGCCCGCCGGACCACGCCGGCGGCCCCGGCGGTAACTGA
- a CDS encoding adenosylhomocysteinase, whose amino-acid sequence MSETAYPPVSQHLSDVEAAREEGRRKMDWALQHMPILNALREEFVDEQPLAGETIAMAMHVEAKTANLVELLAEGGAEVAITGCNPLSTHDDVSAALDAHESITSYAVRGVDDDEYYDAMHACIAHGPTITVDDGMDMVKLVHEEYPDLIDSIVGGAEETTTGVDRLRAMDADGALGYPVFAVNDTPMKQLFDNVHGTGESSLATIAMTTNLSWAGKNVVVGGYGQCGKGVAKKASGQNANVIVCEVDPRKALEAHMEGYEVLPMREAAKKGDVFITTTGNRDVITREHFEEMNDGVLLANAGHFDVEVNLDHLDELAVDRYEVRDGVEGFEMEDGRVLNVIAEGRLVNLAAPIALGHPVEVMDQSFGVQAVVVRELAANGDAYDAGVHDVPDELDREVADIKLAAEGVEYDELSDEQREYMGSWEHGT is encoded by the coding sequence ATGAGCGAAACCGCGTATCCGCCGGTGTCACAGCACCTCTCGGACGTCGAAGCCGCCCGGGAGGAGGGGCGCCGGAAGATGGACTGGGCGCTCCAGCACATGCCGATTCTCAACGCCCTCCGCGAGGAGTTCGTCGACGAGCAGCCGCTCGCGGGCGAGACCATCGCGATGGCGATGCACGTCGAGGCGAAGACCGCGAACCTCGTCGAGCTGCTCGCCGAGGGGGGCGCCGAGGTCGCGATCACCGGCTGTAACCCGCTCTCGACGCACGACGACGTGTCGGCCGCGCTCGACGCCCACGAGTCGATCACCTCCTACGCCGTCCGCGGCGTCGACGACGACGAGTACTACGACGCGATGCACGCCTGTATCGCCCACGGCCCCACCATCACCGTCGACGACGGGATGGACATGGTGAAGCTCGTCCACGAGGAGTACCCGGACCTGATCGACTCCATCGTCGGCGGCGCCGAGGAGACGACCACCGGCGTCGACCGGCTGCGCGCGATGGACGCCGACGGCGCGCTCGGCTACCCCGTCTTCGCCGTGAACGACACGCCGATGAAGCAGCTGTTCGACAACGTCCACGGCACGGGCGAGTCGTCGCTCGCGACCATCGCGATGACGACGAACCTCTCGTGGGCCGGCAAGAACGTCGTCGTCGGCGGCTACGGGCAGTGCGGGAAGGGCGTCGCGAAGAAGGCGTCCGGGCAGAACGCGAACGTCATCGTCTGCGAGGTCGACCCCCGGAAGGCCTTAGAGGCCCACATGGAGGGGTACGAGGTGCTCCCGATGAGGGAGGCCGCGAAGAAGGGCGACGTGTTCATCACGACGACGGGCAACCGCGACGTGATCACCCGCGAACACTTCGAGGAGATGAACGACGGCGTCCTGCTGGCGAACGCCGGCCACTTCGACGTGGAGGTCAACCTCGATCACCTCGACGAGCTCGCGGTCGACCGCTACGAGGTCCGCGACGGCGTCGAGGGGTTCGAGATGGAAGACGGCCGCGTCCTGAACGTCATCGCGGAGGGGCGGCTCGTCAACCTCGCCGCGCCCATCGCCCTCGGTCACCCGGTCGAGGTGATGGACCAGAGCTTCGGCGTTCAGGCGGTCGTCGTCCGCGAGCTGGCCGCCAACGGCGACGCGTACGACGCCGGCGTCCACGACGTGCCCGACGAGCTCGACCGCGAGGTCGCGGACATCAAGCTCGCTGCCGAGGGCGTCGAGTACGACGAGCTCAGCGACGAGCAGCGCGAGTACATGGGCAGCTGGGAACACGGGACGTAG
- the nucS gene encoding endonuclease NucS, with protein sequence MTVTSVHDPSHREALWELEDAFERGDLVSAFGTCTVSYEGRAASDLGPGDRLLVLKPDGAALVHTDEGRQPVNWQPPGSEHRAAVREGRLRVRSTRSNPDETLTVRFSDIHQLSAMAVTGGRDLTLHGSEEDLRTRILERPDLVESGFEPRETERPSSAGPMDVFGVDKNGTPVVVELKRRRVGPDAVGQLARYVRALREELGIDDTAGGDDADSDDAPAARGVLVAPSVTDRAAERLADRGFDHVALDPTAEE encoded by the coding sequence GTGACAGTCACGAGCGTCCACGACCCGAGCCACCGCGAGGCCCTCTGGGAGCTGGAGGACGCCTTCGAGCGCGGCGACCTCGTCAGCGCCTTCGGCACCTGTACGGTCTCGTACGAGGGCCGCGCGGCCTCGGACCTCGGCCCCGGCGACCGGCTGCTCGTGTTGAAGCCCGACGGCGCCGCCCTCGTCCACACCGACGAGGGGCGCCAGCCGGTCAACTGGCAGCCGCCGGGGTCGGAACACCGCGCCGCGGTGCGCGAGGGGCGGCTCCGCGTGCGCTCGACCCGAAGCAACCCCGACGAGACCCTGACGGTCCGGTTTTCCGACATCCACCAGCTCTCCGCGATGGCCGTGACGGGCGGCCGCGACCTCACCCTCCACGGCAGCGAGGAGGACCTCCGGACCCGAATCCTGGAGCGTCCCGACCTCGTCGAGTCCGGGTTCGAACCCCGCGAGACCGAACGCCCCTCCAGCGCCGGCCCGATGGACGTCTTCGGCGTCGACAAGAACGGGACCCCCGTCGTCGTCGAGCTGAAGCGCCGGCGCGTCGGCCCGGACGCCGTCGGGCAGCTGGCGCGCTACGTCCGGGCGCTCCGCGAGGAACTGGGGATCGATGACACCGCGGGAGGCGACGATGCCGACAGCGACGACGCCCCCGCCGCCCGCGGCGTCCTCGTCGCGCCGTCGGTCACCGACCGCGCCGCGGAGCGGCTCGCGGACCGCGGGTTCGACCACGTCGCGCTCGACCCGACGGCGGAGGAGTGA
- a CDS encoding 50S ribosomal protein L16, whose translation MSDKPASMYRTIDKPSYTRREYITGIPGSKIAQHNMGDLSAEPDDYPVQISLRVEEELQVRHGSLESARLSANRHLIKELGEGNYKMTLRKFPHQVIRENKQATGAGADRVSDGMRQAFGKPVGTAARLDKDDVVFTAYCDVEQASVVKEAFRRAYNKLSPPCRITVDRGEKLLVS comes from the coding sequence ATGTCTGACAAACCCGCCTCTATGTATCGGACGATCGACAAGCCGTCCTACACCCGCCGCGAGTACATCACGGGCATCCCCGGCTCGAAGATCGCCCAGCACAACATGGGCGACCTCTCCGCGGAGCCGGACGACTACCCCGTCCAGATCAGCCTCCGCGTCGAGGAGGAGCTCCAAGTCCGACACGGTTCCTTGGAGAGCGCGCGCCTCTCGGCGAACCGCCACCTGATCAAGGAGCTCGGCGAGGGCAACTACAAGATGACCCTCCGCAAGTTCCCCCACCAAGTCATCCGGGAGAACAAGCAGGCGACCGGCGCCGGTGCGGACCGTGTCTCCGACGGGATGCGCCAGGCGTTCGGCAAGCCCGTCGGCACCGCCGCGCGGCTCGACAAGGACGACGTCGTCTTCACGGCGTACTGCGACGTCGAGCAGGCGTCCGTCGTGAAGGAGGCGTTCCGCCGCGCGTACAACAAGCTCTCCCCGCCGTGCCGGATCACGGTCGACCGCGGCGAGAAGCTGCTCGTCTCGTAG
- a CDS encoding DEAD/DEAH box helicase: protein MSQQLAEVETLFLHEARSDYTVVANRDGKRVLRGRLELKETSAGPRPGKFRVIRDGEDHPRQPDEFVDLARAAGRIRISEQTSPESRKRLKEMLDGYQLEATAVRTCRRCASDGRYGPITSEDAIDHNGELICRDCARRELERELSYKGEFTGAAEERLEELLYESGDLDRIVSLLQGGLDPDLTKYDEVSANVDDVSPVRTEDLDLHPDLSSHLQGRFEELLPVQSLSVRNGLLDGDDQLVVSATATGKTLVGELTGIDRALKGDGKLLFLVPLVALANQKHEDFEDRYGDLLDVSIRVGSSRVNDDGNRFDPGADVIVGTYEGIDHALRTGKDLGDVGTVVIDEVHTLKEGERGHRLDGLISRLKYYSENRMETHEGYDGTQFVYLSATVGNPEWLAKKLRATLIEYEERPVPIERHVTFADGREKADIADKLVKREFDTKSSKGYRGQTIIFTNSRRRCHEISRKLRYDSAPYHAGLDYGRRKKVERMFGNQDLSAVVTTAALAAGVDFPASQVIFDSLAMGIEWLSVQEFSQMLGRAGRPDYHDRGRVYLLVEPDGVYHGSMDRTEDEVAFTLLKGEMEDVATHYDETAAAEETLANVVVAGKKAKRLNDRMIGEVPTKHALGKLLEWNFIDGFEPTPLGRGVTRHFLAPDEAFFILDAVRKGTDPYDIVADLELRDDEE, encoded by the coding sequence GTGTCACAGCAGCTGGCCGAGGTCGAGACGCTGTTCCTCCACGAGGCGCGGAGCGACTACACCGTCGTCGCGAACCGCGACGGGAAGCGCGTGCTCCGCGGGCGGCTCGAACTCAAGGAGACCTCCGCGGGCCCGCGCCCGGGGAAGTTCCGCGTGATCCGCGACGGCGAGGACCACCCCCGCCAGCCGGACGAGTTCGTCGACCTCGCCCGCGCTGCCGGCCGGATCCGGATCTCCGAGCAGACCTCGCCGGAGAGCCGGAAGCGGCTGAAGGAGATGCTCGACGGCTACCAGCTGGAGGCGACGGCGGTCCGGACCTGTCGGCGCTGCGCGAGCGACGGGCGATACGGCCCGATCACCTCGGAGGACGCCATCGACCACAACGGCGAGCTGATCTGCCGGGACTGCGCCCGCCGGGAGTTAGAGCGGGAGCTGTCGTACAAGGGGGAGTTCACGGGCGCGGCCGAGGAGCGCCTCGAAGAGCTGCTGTACGAGTCGGGCGACTTGGACCGCATCGTGAGCCTCCTCCAGGGCGGGCTCGACCCCGACCTCACGAAGTACGACGAGGTGTCCGCGAACGTCGACGACGTGAGCCCCGTCCGCACCGAGGACCTCGACCTCCACCCGGACCTCTCTTCGCACCTCCAGGGGCGGTTCGAGGAGCTGCTCCCCGTCCAGAGCCTCTCCGTGCGGAACGGGCTGCTCGACGGCGACGACCAGCTGGTCGTGAGCGCCACGGCGACCGGGAAGACGCTCGTCGGCGAGCTGACCGGGATCGACCGCGCGCTGAAGGGCGACGGGAAGCTCCTGTTCTTGGTCCCGCTCGTCGCGCTCGCCAACCAGAAGCACGAGGACTTCGAGGACCGCTACGGCGACCTGCTGGACGTCTCCATCCGCGTCGGCTCCTCGCGGGTGAACGACGACGGCAACCGCTTCGACCCGGGCGCGGACGTGATCGTGGGCACCTACGAGGGGATCGACCACGCGCTCCGGACCGGCAAGGACCTGGGCGACGTGGGGACGGTCGTCATCGACGAGGTCCACACGCTGAAGGAGGGCGAGCGCGGCCACCGCCTCGACGGGCTCATCTCGCGGCTGAAGTACTACAGCGAGAACCGGATGGAGACCCACGAGGGATACGACGGCACGCAGTTCGTCTACCTCTCAGCGACCGTCGGGAACCCCGAGTGGCTGGCGAAGAAGCTCCGCGCGACGCTCATCGAGTACGAGGAGCGACCGGTCCCCATCGAGCGACACGTCACCTTCGCGGACGGCCGCGAGAAGGCCGATATCGCGGACAAGCTCGTCAAACGCGAGTTCGACACGAAGTCGTCGAAGGGGTACCGCGGGCAGACGATCATCTTCACGAACTCGCGGCGGCGCTGCCACGAGATCAGCCGGAAGCTGCGCTACGACTCCGCGCCGTACCACGCCGGCCTCGACTACGGGCGCCGGAAGAAGGTCGAGCGCATGTTCGGCAATCAGGACCTCTCGGCGGTCGTCACCACCGCGGCGCTGGCGGCCGGCGTCGACTTCCCCGCCTCGCAGGTGATCTTCGACTCGCTGGCGATGGGGATCGAGTGGCTCTCGGTCCAGGAGTTCTCGCAGATGCTCGGCCGCGCCGGGCGCCCCGACTACCACGACCGCGGCCGCGTCTACCTCCTCGTCGAGCCCGACGGCGTCTACCACGGCTCGATGGACCGCACCGAGGACGAGGTGGCGTTCACCCTCTTAAAAGGCGAGATGGAGGACGTGGCGACCCACTACGACGAGACCGCGGCCGCCGAGGAGACGCTCGCGAACGTCGTCGTCGCCGGCAAGAAGGCGAAGCGCCTCAACGACCGCATGATCGGCGAGGTCCCTACCAAGCACGCGCTCGGGAAGCTGCTGGAGTGGAACTTCATCGACGGCTTCGAGCCCACGCCGCTCGGCCGCGGCGTCACGAGGCACTTCCTCGCGCCCGACGAGGCGTTTTTCATCCTCGACGCGGTCCGGAAGGGAACCGACCCCTACGACATCGTCGCGGACCTCGAACTTCGCGACGACGAGGAGTGA